tctttgaatgagaaggtgtgtccaagctccaaacttttggtctgtattgtatatatatatatatatatatatatatgtgtgtgtgtgtgtgtgtgtgtgtgtgtgtgtgtgtgtgtgtgtgtgtgtgtgcgtgtgtgtgtgtgtgtgtgtgtgtgtgtgctcatgtttGTGTGACATATCAgcagagggtgacttatgaggacataacccatgtccccatttttcaaattttgcttataaatcatacagaatgagtttttttgagaaagtaaaaatgcagaaagttttctgtgagggttagggttagggttggtgtagggccattgaatatacagtttgtagagTATAAAAACCaatacgcctatgggatgtccccacttttcacaaaaacaaacgtgtgtgcgtgtgtgtgtgtgtgtgtgtgtgtgtatgtgtaacaaTGTAAAATTCCTACCTGTCACTTCTTAAATTATTTCATGCTTGCtttggaaaataatttttataaaatttttggaGCAGTAATGATCAAGGAAGGTATGTTATTGCAGCACATATAAACATTAACCAGGAACCAAGAGAATGTTTCAGTAATGAAATAGGAAGCACCCTAACCAGAAAATCTGGCTGTATCTGGCTCAAATTTCATTATtctaaacaaatccatcaatctCCCTGAAGTCTTAGCCCACTAGAAATGTCTATTTAATTGGGCTATAGCTCTTTAGTATATGGGTCAATGAGCTGGATAACAAAGTTAATTTATTGATCAGGTCCAATTCTTATAATCCAATGCAGAGACAAACACAATGCAATGAAAGGTCAAGCTAAAAGATCAAAAGAAAAGGTCAGCTTTTATAGTCCCAAATATATTCAGCTGTTTTATTATGACTGTCTAATTAGAAATCTCAAGTACACCTTGTATAATAAAAACATCAGTTAAATCATTTGACCTCATATTTCATGAAGGggttcatttaaattttaagatagtgtatcataaaatatatactgGAAAATAACTgtcaatatattttatacagtattgtaCAGCTATACAAAGAAGAGAACAAAAATTAGTGTTCAAGAgttagagctttttttttttttttttttttttaatacagagcccttaatatttttatctagATAAAGGTGCCAAAAGTAAGTCACACTTGAAGGCACTCTGAGAAATGGAAACACTTTTGACATAATTTGATATGCATGTGATCATATGCATAAAGGCAGGATgtatagaaaaataaaagatagGAAGAAATAAGCAAAGAGTATTTTTTATGAGTAAATTGTTAGTTTCTTATCAAATAATGTGTTCCATTGATAACAGTAGTATAGTTAAGTATAAACACAAATGAGCACCACAGAACATAGCGTGTTTGCATGAGCGTGGGGGCTAAGGTTTTCACCATTTCCTGTATACTGAGTGTGCTACAGACTGTTACCATATAGGGTTGTGACAGACAGTGGCAGATAAAGGAAGGAGAAAGAAGAAGCATtcgaaaagaaagagagaaacctCATGCCTCAACTTGCAAACTGGAGCTGCCAAAAAAGTGACTTCGGTTACTGGCAGTGAAAGCTTTCGATTTAAAATGGTAACATTTCTCTCAGGTTGATTCTGTGCTTGTTAGAAACAAGTTTAACGAAGATACAGAGCTACAGAACATGCAAATAGTTGGGTTATGCAACATTTGGTAACGTTTAGAATATAATCATGCATCCAAAATGATTATAGGTTTAATACAATATATGAATTACAAGTAAGtacatatacaatataataagCATTTTTTACATTACAAGATAAAGATTAGGCTATGGGGAATAAATGTGAAGAGATAAACAATtttatgataatataaaaaagacatataatatgGATATACATCGGGATATGCGACCAGCCGCAGGTTAAATCACTCATACTAAAGCTAGAAAGAAGGCAAGACTGTTATAGAAATCGTGACAGGCAAGCTAGAAAAACCCACTGATACAGACAGCCGCATCATATTCAAATATTGCAGTCTATAAATAGCTCAGTACATCAACGGCACATTAGTTATGCTTCATTAAATCAATTACAATTTTTACTTCTCTCCACATGCTGTCACATTTGATTCTACTTGTTCAGTTTGCACCAAACTTCCACAggaacaaaaacactgaaaaaggCCAGGCCTATGTATGTACAAACCATAAGCAGGTTGGTTTGCAACACAGTAGGTGCATTGTTGTGGTTTACACCCGCTCATTAGATACTGCACTGCACACACTGACAATTAGGCTCTAAAAACCTGTAAACTTCACATAGTCCACATGCTCTGTGAACTTTACACAATAGGCTACACATATGTAATATCGTTGATTGAGATTTCACCATGTAGCTACAACATGTCCCTGGATTTTAGGAATACATTATatgtagggttaggtttaggggtagggattgggttaagtttatatttttggacaataatgttgatccaggatcatcaaaagatgttgatccaggaacatgtcttacctGCAAAATCACGGCGATCATGTAATATCAACACATTGTCTTTTTCACGATTCTCATGAAGTAAAGATTTCACCAATTAGTGGCCCTCATTAATATATTGCTTCTATGTTAATTTTGACATGATTTTAAAAATTTTCTATATGGGGGTCAGTTCCGGCTTTCAAAGAACAGCAAAAACATAATCTAAAACTTCATCGTCTACACTGTGGGGAGCAGTcataaaaaacaaatgttgtttaaatGATATAAGTTAAGAAAGGTTTTGTGAGGGTTAGATTTAGAGAAGGGAAAGGAGATTGAAAACAATTATAGCTCAGTATAAAGACATAGTTAACAGAACTCTTTATGCATGATAATAAAACCAACGTGTGTATATGCATTTTACAGTTAATGATCAGCTTCCACTGACTTGAGAGAAGTAAGGAATCCTCACAGCAGGAGACAATCTCAGCCCTGAACACTAGTacctcttttactgtctatgactgGTACAGAGCTCAACAAGCCTCCATGCTGTGATGCGCATGCGCACTGCCCAGTGCATTCATTTGCGTTGGCGTGCGATTCATTCATTATAGTATGTATTTCTGTCTCCGATGTACCGAAGTGAATGCTATCCCTCCCAAATTATTtgactgttttcttttcatttttttttactatcacaTTCAGTTTAAGGAAATGTCCTTAAACGGCTTCTTTTAAAACTTCTGGTTAAGACTGCTGAACGTCAGCAAGCATCACGCCCAGATCTCACATGAATCTCATGCCCTTAAAAGGCGCTTTTCATCGCCTGCTGAGAAAAAGCTTTAAAGCCCCACGGAACAGACAAAGCTGATGGTTCAAATAGCTGTGTTAGTCTGCCCTCTTCTGGACAACAAAAGGCACTATATTACACCCAGTGacttaaaaatatcataaaaattcAAGCgaattataatatgtattataatcatataatattcataatcgtataaatatataatgaatatacatatcaatgtttttcttaaaaaaataatttaacagtaGTGTATGCTTTGTGCTCTCTTCAAACCTCGAATGCAGATACTTTTCTATATAATCAGACACCATTTGCCATAAACAGAAAGTATtacaaaaaatactttcattaccttattataaataataataatacattataatattaatgtaaaattaagACTATAAAGTAGTGTCCGTAAAAAAAGTAGCTAAATTGAGATCTAACCATATGGCGTTTTTTAAATACTGGTAATTGTAGTAATAGCATccttcgttttttattttttgtaatacaaTTTCCAACTAATTTGCTTCAAGGAAAACCACTCCTCTGTTGACGCAATTCTGATCCAGCCAATCACAGCGCGTTTGGAAGTTTCTGTCCATTCATTGGTCCTCTGCGCGTGATGTTGTGCAGAACTAGGAAAtagttttatatgtgtgtgtgtgtgtgtgtgtgtttttttttttttacaagttgacATGTCCAAGTGAAACGCTGACAGGTGTGGAAAATCTCACTTCAGTCTTTCATAATTCAAGAGTGCACTGTATTTAAAAATTTCCCATGAGCACTTTTGGTTTCAGTCAGCAGCTGAAAACAGGCATATATGTATTATGTTGTGTCATTGACACTGAATTCTATTATTTAgttaattgatttatttcattcaGTTGTTTTTACCCCTAGGGTGATGGGGAACTCAGACAGTGTTGTAGCTCAGAAACGACTGGCTCGTTTTCGTCCGGATGAGAGACCAGTTATAAAGGGGATATTTGACAGGCTTCATGAACCTCGATCCTCTGTTTCATCTGGAAAACCGACCAAGGTTTTATCTCTAGACATGCTGAAGGTGAGCAGCCGTGACATCACAATATTGTGAACTAGATTCGTTATACTTAAAATTGTTGCAGTCTGTGTTAGCAGTTATGTTAGCAGGTTTGTTAATTACTGTCATTGTTAGAGAGAAGAATGCACCATTCTTAACGATTTTGTGACATAATTTTGAACCAGGGTTTATTAtagttaaacaaaaaaatctatagactttaaaaaagttataaacatgaaaaaacaaaaaaaatatttaaaatcaaaataaattcagaaattcaatatttataaaaactataataatatttaatgatacaaaaatagcagtgtctctaactgaatgttttaaaaacCACATGTATTTTTAGAAAATGCCCAATTATTTCCACATACAGTGATTACTTCCTCATCAAAGGAACAACTATAATTttagttattataataattgagTATTTTTATTGGATAAACATAAATGTTATCTGATGTTATTTGTAAAAAGGCAGAAGAGTATTACAGATTGTCTAATAACAAACATAAATGTACATGTTATGACTGGTGAACTTATAGTTTTTGGAATGCATGTATGTGCCCTCACTTAACATACATGGGTATGGCTTTCTCAGTTTTCTTTTGAATTGTTTCAGATGACAATGGGAAAGATGGCCTCAGAATCAATGATAAAGAGAGTATTCCAGGGCATGCACAGCATTGATCCAGGAGTGCCACTGGCCCGTGGTGATGGGATAATTCAGGAGCAGCTGGTGATTTTCCTGGCAGATATTCTTAGAGGAACTGCAGAGGAACGTGCACCTTTGGTCTTGGCAATGGCAGAGGGTGCAAAGGCTACTGCTACCACAACTGAGCAAATCAGAGATGTAAGAAGCAACAAAATCTAATTATAAAAAGTATTTCAGTATCAGTGttaagtattatatattattatattattatattttttttttcagttttcattttattttttgtttgagtaattttgtcatttttatatagttttaatatatacatttgatttttatttgattttcaccATATTTGATTTTTATCAGATAAACCACTTGACTCATGATGCTCATTTAAACCCAGAAAACGATATTAAACAATGAAGCATCTCAGTACAATTTCTAAATCATTCTTGCTGCTATGATATCGTAAtatggattaataataataatgattattagtTTATGGAAGACCTGGTTTCAGCTGCAGTGCAGACTCTAGCCCACAGGGGGCATCTGCGAGCTTGGCAACCAGATCGCATGGGTGATGGGCCTCAAGGTGTTAAGCTTCTGGCAGAACAGTTGACCTCAGAATTAAAATCTTCAGGTTTGTAACAGTAACAGAAATTAATAGTATGAATTAAAAGTTAAGTCTAAAATAAAGGgtatttttaaacaatgtaaaaaaactgatttagtgCACCCCAAAAAgtctattaaatataattaatcctTGTTGCTTCTATAGATCAGAATATGTGTGACATTCCTTGTCTGGAAGACTGGCTGTTCCGGATCCCAGCAATGGCCATGTTTTTGGAACTCCTGATTGGTGAGGGTCTAGGAGTTGGGTTGCCCTCCTGTCCTCCCCCAACTCTGTTGCCCCTGTGTCGGTATGCTCCCTGGAGTGACCTCTCTTGTCTCTTGAATATACCTCTTCTGATGTTCCTGTCACCTCAGATGCCAGCTGGACACAGTGCCCCCTGGAGGCTGCTGTTCTCCACAAGCATACACGGGGAAAGCTTCACCCGACTGGTGTGCAACTGCAAAAGTAAAGGTCCCACTGTCTTGTTGGTAAAGGACACTAAAGGGCATATCTTCGGTGGCTTTGTGTCTCAAAGCTTGGAGGTCAAACCTCAGTATCAGGGTGAGTTTAGAAAGAAGAAACTATAAACAGTGTTATGCATTACAATTaatgtttcttcttctttttgcacTAGGTGATTCCAGGTGCTTCCTCTTCTCAGTTTTTCCCTACATGAGAGTGTACACCTGCACAGGCTATAACAATCATTACATGTACTTGAACCAGGGCCAGCAGACTTTGCCGAATGGCTTGgtgagatacattttaaaagagtAGTACACCCAATAACaaaattttgctgaaaatgtactcacccttaggccatcaAGTTGGTTTCTATTTTGGAAAAGACTTGGAGAAACTGCGCATTTGATCACTTGCTcaacagtggatcctctgcagtgaatgggtgccgtcagaatgagagttcagagATCTGATAAGGGCTTGTAAGCATTGCTGGATCCGTTCATATTTCTCTTCCTGATTCAGATGatttgactttttcactggaggaagctatATCACAGATAGAGCCCTAGTATTTTACCTGAATACAATGGATTGATATTTAAAAAGATCTCAGTGCGTTTTATTTTTCTAACACGCAGCTTTCCTCTTCATAAGAAAgaaaattgatggactggagttgtgtaaATTATTTGTGATgttcttatcagctgtttggactctcattcttgtGGCACCCATTCAgcgatgaaatgctaaatttttccaaatcttttcCAGTGAAGAAACTAaactctttttttgtctttaaacaaTGTTTAAGGTTTTACAACACTATGGAGCAAAGCAAAAATGTCATAGTTAACTGTCTTTTTAGGGTATGGGTGGTCAGCATGGCTATTTCGGTTTGTGGTTGGACTCCAATTTTGGACACGGCCACAGTAAGGCTCGACCGCTCTGCACCACATATGGCAGTCCTCAGCTCTCAGGAGACGAGGACTTCATACTGGACACTGTGGAGGTGTGGGGCGTTGGGCAGCCACCCGAAGAACAGGAGGAGCAGGTCTGTGGCAGTAGTGTTACTACAGTGTATTTAGTATTATTGGGTTTAGCATTATGAttccaaaaatgtttgttttgacaTTCAGGATGAGAAGAAGAAAAGCATACTAGATGCAGATCCTGAAATAAAGGCCATGATGGAATTGACAGGGAAGACCCTGCACAGCCAAGGGCTCCGAGAACCTGAGGAGGATGAGCGatagtgagaagaaaaaaaaatttgaagacAGTGTGTAGATCAATTTCAGTgttttttcagtgtttgtttttttttttacactagaaTAGATACAGAAGAAACCACACTGTTCTAATGCACTTTTTGAGATGttcatacagtgtattttttatgttaatatgcaaaATCCAGGAGCTGGTTTCCTGCtttctgtgaaatattaaaatgtgcacACAAATATATTCTGTCAAATACTGTTAAACACTGTGTATTGACATTGTGTGACTGAAGACTATATTTCTCCGGTATCTGGATGTTATATGGTTGCACTCTGTCTTGACTGATATATTTACTGTCTGTAAACTGGAAGATTCATTAATCAAATGGAAAATTAAAACATACTTGTTTGTTTATGAATCGCACCCCCCTCCCAACCTACAAAAAGCATGTGCCAAATCcataaaagtattaacttctcatactgaaaatgtaaaagaaaggTCAAAATTCAATCAGCTGTCTTAAAAAGATTCATCATGTTAATTTTACAAaaccataataaataatattgttattaaaaggatagttttgtgttttgtttctatCTGTTTGATTTATCAAAATAATTTCTGACATTTCTATTCAAGTTTGTGTTTTCAGAGTTAAgtcatttttgttaaattcaGAGTGGTAGGATCTTGTGTAATGAACTGTAACTCTGATCAATGCTGGAGGCCTTCgtgagttcccagcatgcatccCAGTATCAATCAAATATGCAGATTACTGTGTTTTGTTTGCTGCTTAGGGTGTTTTAAATATTCTTATTTGAGTATTATTAATATCATGTAACCATTAACAATCACTATATCAGTCTGCTCTAAAACATTAGCAAGAGGATCGTTAATGAAACCACTTTGGTAAATAACAATTCAGCTTTTACATcagaaagatatatatttttacagtaagtTACCATGGTAATATTTACATGTAACCCAACTGCCTTTTCTCGTCTGTGAACTTTTCATGCTTTGATGAGTGCAAATGCACAATGCAATGCAAGTGGAAAGGTAGCGCTGGGTAACGATAGCACGGGATTTAAATAcgaaatttattttatagtctgcGGAAGCCTTTTCTTGTTCACGCGTTTAAAGACATTAACTTTTGGGGACtcgaatcattaaaataatttcggACGATCAGATTTCCTCTGCCAGCCAGCGCCCAGCTGCCAAGAACAGGTGCTTTCGTTTTCATTTCACCTCAAAACTTGATTTAaagtatgcttttatttttagagtTAAAACTGCTTTTGGCTATCCAGTTTGCATTTAGAGTCAAACTACTCTGACGGAGTCATTAAAAGGTTTTgtaacaaaatccaaaaccctAGAGAAAAAGACGTGATGTCGTGACGACGTCGACGATGTCAACATGCGACTTTCATCAACCCTGAACCCCCGTCATTGAAATAAACGCTTTTTCTGCATCAAGATGTCGCGTTTTTGGAACATTTCACATTTGCACAAGGGTAACTACAAAAGTTTGACAGAGTAGTAGTGCACATGCGCCCTCTCTTCCCTGGGGATTTTGCATAGATAATTTTGCTtccggattttttttttattcttataacGTTCTCTTCACTTCCTTGTGTTTAGCGAATAGAGGAACTGACCACATTGTGACTAGACTGATCatagatttaatttaatacaatttttttagatactgcatttggctatttttcattgtaattttttaaaatgagaaTTAGTTTAGATACAGGAATTGGTTTTCGACGTGGTCATTGATTTTCTTCTCTAAACTTGGgtaagtgtttttaatttttgggaTGTTTACATTACGGGGTGTTACAGTAGTTTTTTATGTAGGCTATGCATACAATTGATTTAAGAGtttacggtttttttttttttataaaaaatacagtgatcAATTTTAAGGACTTTTATTAAACTATAGGAGTAAGTTTCCTTTTATTCATCCTTAGTGGGAAAACTGTTACATCAAAGTTACATTTGCAAAATGTTGaacaataaataatgttttaaattgtagtttCATTGGACTACAAAAAAGTACATTCTGCAGTAGCAGGTGTTCCACCACAGCCTCTTGTTGTTAATGAAAACAATTACGTATTGTACTTGCAGTTAAGACAACTCGGATGTGGtagatttattttcttatgctgCAGAGCAACATACCTTTGCTTGTTCTTACTCGTGTTTATTTATCTCAACCTACTGACTTTTTGGTTTGTTATTGAGAGTTTATCTTGGTGCTTGTTTAAATGCCAGGAAAGAGAGTGATTTCTCTGTCTCTATCATACAGAAAGCTCAAAATGGAAGAATGTAGGGTGTGGGGGGATATACAAAGGTTTCTAAATGGAAATCACATTGAGTTTACTGGGTTACTTCCACCGTAGCCTTCTCAGCTACTCATTTGCAATGTAAATATTGGCTTATATGGGGAACCAGACATGAAACATCTATTTTGCTTGCCATGGTTCAACAGTTTGGAAAACTGACACTAAAAGGTGCAGTGTTTAGTCACAGATAACTGCTTGTCATATTCCTCTTTAGGTGGTGATCATTTCTATTATCAGAGCTGGCATGTCACATGCATGGTGGGGAAATTACAGCATTGATGTTGCCTTTttcacaaaatagttttttttttttaaactcaaaccTTATGTAAAGAGAGAACTGATGATTCAGGCCAATTCTGATGTTCCGATTGGAACTTAAAAGGCTTCAGTAAATGCCTTTGTTGTCTTTGTTACAGTTACTgtataatcattaaaataacttCCATGCAAGGTTTGCTAgaaatgtaaattctgtttttaattacttagcctcatgtcattccaaacttgtgtgACATTcatctgtagaacacaaaaataAGTAATGAAAATCACTGTGGTCCAAAACATTGAATggacaataaaaacacaaatataaagtcatacatgttttaaAAACCGTAAgaagatgagtaaataatgactgaattttcatgtCTGGGTGAACTGTATTTGCCAGTGTGCGGCCAAAGGCAGCGATGGCAGGTCGCATACAGCAGGGAGACCTGACCGAATACAAGAAGAGTCTCATTAAGCGGGACTTGGAGATGGGGATAGTGATGACCGTCTACAGACAGAGGATGGAGAGGCTTACTGTGCAGGTCATCATGGAGACACGACAGGTGGCCTGGACGCGCACTGCCAACAAGACAGAAGGAGTGTGTGAGTGTCTTCCCTCGAGCTAATTTCTCACATTTACTCTTAAATGCGCATTTAAGGTGTTTGTTTTCATCTGTATGATGACCTTGGGGTTTCTAGTGTCATGCTTTAGCATTTAAGCTACATGGAGGTTAGGATTTAAGTTAACTGGGATATTAAAGACAgtgctttattatttaaaagtgattgtTCACTTTGGATGTTACAAATATGTaactcaattggtagagcattgcgttatcaagcgcaaggttgggggtttgattccccgggaatacatgataggtaaaaaattgatagcctgagtTCACTGTaggtcgctttgaataaaagcgtctgctaaatgcatacatttacatttaaatatgtggCCATGCAAAGTGGCTTTGCATTATATGAAACCAAGTGGCTTTTGCATTAACATATTAATTTAGCGGGTTATTTATTCAAAGCAATAAATGAGGATCAtcacaaaatttacatttatgcatttagcagacgcttatatccaaagcaacttacagtgcattcaggatatattgttttttttttttttttaccagtatgtgtgttacctgggaattgaacccctga
This sequence is a window from Carassius auratus strain Wakin chromosome 43, ASM336829v1, whole genome shotgun sequence. Protein-coding genes within it:
- the meak7 gene encoding MTOR-associated protein MEAK7; protein product: MGNSDSVVAQKRLARFRPDERPVIKGIFDRLHEPRSSVSSGKPTKVLSLDMLKMTMGKMASESMIKRVFQGMHSIDPGVPLARGDGIIQEQLVIFLADILRGTAEERAPLVLAMAEGAKATATTTEQIRDFMEDLVSAAVQTLAHRGHLRAWQPDRMGDGPQGVKLLAEQLTSELKSSDQNMCDIPCLEDWLFRIPAMAMFLELLIGEGLGVGLPSCPPPTLLPLCRYAPWSDLSCLLNIPLLMFLSPQMPAGHSAPWRLLFSTSIHGESFTRLVCNCKSKGPTVLLVKDTKGHIFGGFVSQSLEVKPQYQGDSRCFLFSVFPYMRVYTCTGYNNHYMYLNQGQQTLPNGLGMGGQHGYFGLWLDSNFGHGHSKARPLCTTYGSPQLSGDEDFILDTVEVWGVGQPPEEQEEQDEKKKSILDADPEIKAMMELTGKTLHSQGLREPEEDER